A window from Thermodesulfobacteriota bacterium encodes these proteins:
- a CDS encoding transketolase C-terminal domain-containing protein yields the protein MARKSFMYSVLEAVQYEMQKDPNMIWIFELTPPVASTPGKPVINLEREFGRKRVVNTGIDEMWMAACVLGAGLAGSRAATYIPYQGNAMCFQILQNHAGKLHHMTGGQAQMPVVFVLEMTGQTPGFAGQHSDYEIDTYYAHIPGLKTVIPSNPTDAKGMMVSALRDPNPVAFLYAAGLRDMIEDVPDDPYTTPLDKAAIRSEGSDITIVGSGGGMPEVLKATEQLQKQGMKVETIDLRSLKPMDTETLVTSVQKTKRLLAVDQSYYTLGPAAEVIARVAENVDGARFKRIAFPDAPPPASPEMFLWMRPNADHIVAAAKKLAA from the coding sequence ATGGCACGCAAGAGCTTCATGTACTCGGTCCTCGAGGCCGTGCAGTACGAAATGCAAAAGGACCCCAACATGATCTGGATCTTCGAGTTGACGCCGCCGGTGGCGTCGACCCCGGGGAAGCCGGTCATCAACCTGGAGAGGGAGTTCGGCCGCAAGCGGGTGGTCAATACCGGCATCGACGAGATGTGGATGGCAGCCTGCGTTCTGGGCGCGGGCCTGGCCGGTTCCCGGGCCGCCACCTACATCCCCTACCAGGGCAACGCCATGTGCTTCCAGATCCTGCAGAATCACGCGGGCAAGCTGCACCACATGACGGGTGGGCAGGCACAGATGCCGGTGGTCTTCGTGCTCGAGATGACCGGGCAGACCCCGGGCTTCGCCGGCCAGCACTCCGACTACGAGATCGACACCTACTACGCGCACATCCCCGGCCTGAAGACGGTCATCCCGTCGAACCCCACCGATGCCAAGGGCATGATGGTGTCGGCGCTACGCGATCCGAACCCGGTCGCCTTCCTGTATGCGGCCGGCCTGCGGGACATGATCGAAGACGTGCCCGATGACCCGTACACCACGCCCCTGGACAAGGCCGCCATACGGTCCGAGGGGAGCGACATCACCATCGTGGGCTCGGGCGGCGGCATGCCCGAGGTGCTCAAGGCGACCGAGCAGTTGCAGAAGCAGGGCATGAAGGTGGAGACCATCGACCTGCGCTCCCTCAAGCCCATGGACACCGAGACCCTCGTGACGTCGGTGCAGAAGACCAAGCGGCTCCTGGCCGTGGACCAGTCCTACTACACCCTGGGCCCGGCGGCCGAGGTGATCGCCCGGGTGGCGGAGAACGTGGACGGCGCGCGCTTCAAGCGCATCGCCTTTCCCGACGCGCCGCCTCCGGCGTCTCCCGAGATGTTCCTGTGGATGCGGCCCAACGCCGACCACATCGTCGCCGCGGCGAAGAAGCTGGCTGCCTGA
- a CDS encoding YgiT-type zinc finger protein has translation METQGMGEIDPQAGKQPGETCGNCGSDATHPASVRSAFWHGDRLVVVEDIPAIVCGACHEQFYDDHTVVLLDLLRGDGFPSESALRELRVPVFSLRDRTVRREEP, from the coding sequence ATGGAAACGCAGGGCATGGGCGAGATCGATCCCCAGGCTGGGAAGCAGCCGGGCGAGACGTGCGGGAACTGCGGCAGCGACGCCACACACCCCGCGAGCGTGCGGTCGGCGTTCTGGCACGGCGACCGGTTGGTGGTCGTGGAAGACATCCCCGCCATCGTGTGCGGGGCCTGCCACGAGCAGTTTTACGACGACCACACGGTGGTGCTGCTCGACCTGCTCCGGGGCGACGGCTTTCCATCGGAGAGCGCACTGCGAGAGCTGCGCGTACCGGTCTTCTCCCTGCGCGACCGGACCGTGCGCCGGGAGGAACCATGA